A region of the Synechococcus sp. PCC 7502 genome:
TTTATTGGGACGTAGTATCGAAGCAGGGATTTTAGAAGATGCTTGGAATGAACCTCCCGAAGAAATTTATGACTTTACTAAAGCGATCGCTGATACTCCCGATCAACCTACCTATACGGAAATTACCTTTGAACAGGGTATTCCCGTTGCTGTCGATGGCAATGCCCTATCACCTGTGGACTTAATTAAAACCTTAAATGCGATCGCTGGCGGTAATGGAGTTGGACGCATTGACATGGTGGAAAATCGCCTTGTGGGGATTAAATCCCGTGAAATTTATGAATCTCCAGCAATGGTGGTTCTAATTCAGGCACACCGTGATCTAGAAAGCTTGACCCTCACCTCAGACCTAGCTCAATACAAACGGGGGATTGAAGATACCTACGCCAAAATGATCTATAACGGTTTGTGGTATAGTCCGCTCAAGTCTGCCCTTGATGCCTTTATTAAAGATAGCCAAACCCAAGTTTCTGGAACAATTAGAGTTAAATTCCATAAGGGTAGTGCCATCATTGTTGGTCGTAAGTCAGAAAATTCTCTCTATGATGAAGAATTAGCTACCTATACTGAATCCGATCAATTTGATCACAAAGCTGCCGAAGGATTTATCTATGTTTGGGGTTTACCCACAAGGGTATGGTCACAAAAATTGAGGGGATAAGATTTAATAATGCTTGTTGGTCTCAATTTCTGAATATCAAAAGATGGGAAAAGAAAAACGTAAGGCTGGAAAAGGTTTTGGAAAAGTACTGATTCCACCTAATCTTGATAAATCATTTGATTTTGAGGAATTAGCTAAGGGTAGTTCTATTCTGGTAGCGTGCGTAATAGGACAGGATGGCGTAGCCATTGCTGATTTCTCTATATGTCTAACTTATGATGAACTTATTAGCAAGTTTGAATACCTCAAAGCAGTTACTGACATTGTATTCCATCCTTCTCAGATTTACTTGGCAAGACGCAGACAACTTGAGCATGGCAAAGGCTTACTAACTCTTACCCCAAAAAGCTATCGCCAAGCCTGTGGACTTGCTGATGAGTCTGATGGCGAAATTATTTTCAACTGGTGGACTTTACCTGAGTTAAAAAAATCGCAACCGAGGAGCTATATCTTTGGTGGGAGTAGAATCATTTCTGAGTTATCAAAACCATTAATAAACTATTCAGATGATCGATTTCCAGTAATTTGTCATGCTGTTCCATTTAAAGCTGATGATCAAGAGATAAGTTATGCTCATCTGTTGTTTACTGTTTCTTTTGATCCCAGTCAAGTAGTAAAGCAGCGAGAGATTTGTCTTCTTGAAAGAGAAACTCAGACACTAATAGAATTATTTATTCCAAATGCAGAAAATGCAACTGTTGATATTCGTAAATTGCGTGATTACTGCTTAAATCAAAATCACGATGAAGGCAAACACAAATCTCGCCTATTTTTAACTATACTGGGA
Encoded here:
- a CDS encoding DUF6883 domain-containing protein is translated as MGKEKRKAGKGFGKVLIPPNLDKSFDFEELAKGSSILVACVIGQDGVAIADFSICLTYDELISKFEYLKAVTDIVFHPSQIYLARRRQLEHGKGLLTLTPKSYRQACGLADESDGEIIFNWWTLPELKKSQPRSYIFGGSRIISELSKPLINYSDDRFPVICHAVPFKADDQEISYAHLLFTVSFDPSQVVKQREICLLERETQTLIELFIPNAENATVDIRKLRDYCLNQNHDEGKHKSRLFLTILGMTAREAEYLQLRLLEVVKTNEAKLGRRDQFGQRYTLDFILEWKNRRANIRSGWIIEEGSNIPRLTTCYPL
- a CDS encoding argininosuccinate synthase, yielding MGRANKVVLAYSGGVDTSVCIPYLMQEWGVKEVITLAADLGQGDELEPIRLKALASGATVSLVQDVTAEFVKDYAFPAIQANALYENRYPLATALARPLIAKILVDAAAEYGADAVAHGCTGKGNDQVRFDVAIASLNPSLKVLAPAREWGMSREQTIAYGEKFGIPSPVKKSSPYSIDRNLLGRSIEAGILEDAWNEPPEEIYDFTKAIADTPDQPTYTEITFEQGIPVAVDGNALSPVDLIKTLNAIAGGNGVGRIDMVENRLVGIKSREIYESPAMVVLIQAHRDLESLTLTSDLAQYKRGIEDTYAKMIYNGLWYSPLKSALDAFIKDSQTQVSGTIRVKFHKGSAIIVGRKSENSLYDEELATYTESDQFDHKAAEGFIYVWGLPTRVWSQKLRG